In the Cetobacterium ceti genome, TATTTAGATGTTATAACTATCCAAGAGCGATTAAACAGTATCTTTGATTGGGATAACTGGAAAACTAAAGAATATATTAATGAGAATCATTCTGTTACTGTTGAATTAATCTTGTGGAGTGAAAGAAAAAAAGAATGGATCACAAGAACTGGAACTTCTGATATTGTTGAAAAAAGTTCTCAAGCATTAAGCGATAATGCAATTAAAACTGCTGCAACATCAGCTTTTAAAAGAGCTGCTGCATGTTTTGGAATAGGACTTTATTTAAAAGAAATAAAAGAAGTATGGGGTAAGGAAGTCACCAAAGAGACTAAAGATGCTATAAAGTGTGAAAATAAAAAGGATAAAGTTGAATTTTATGTTATTCCTGATACAGAAAAAATTAAAGACAAGTTATTTGAAAAAATACAAATTCAAGAAAAACCTAAAACTAAAGAATCTTTAAATGAAAATATAATTCCTCTATATAAAGAAAATCAAATAGGAAGAAAAAAAGCTATAGAGTTAGCAGAAGAAATCAAAAAAGAATTCCCAAATCAATATGAAACTATTATTGAAAATTTTAAAAATCACTTTAGAATTAATAAACTTGAAGAATTAAAAGAAAATGAATTAAATCTTATAAGACAATCAGATTTTCAATTAATTCAATTAAAATATAAAGAATTTAAACAAAAAGCTAATTAAATCTGTCGACCTATAAAAAGGCAAAAATCACTAGACTTCGACAGACTAACAAAAATACCTTTAACAATGTTAGGGCGAGAAGTCTCCCACCTCTTTAGGTGGTGAGATGAATCGCCTATTTTTTATCTTTTAAATATGGTATAACAGAATATAGATTACTTAATTTGAGGAGAAACTATGAAGACGTATAACTTAGCATTTAGATTTAGAATATACCCAAAGAAAGAACAAGAAATTTTGATTCATAAAACTTTTGGTTGCTCTCGTTTTGTATATAATCAAATTTTAGGAAAAGCTAAAGAGATTTATGAGCTAGAAGGTAAAAACAAAATTATCACTCCTGCATCTCTAAAATCTGAATTTACTTTTTTGAAAGAAGTTGACAGTTTAGCTCTTGCAAATGTCCAGTTAAATGTAAGAACTGCTTTTACTAATTTCTTTCAAAAAAGAGCTAGTTTTCCTAAGTTTAAATCTAAAAAAACAGCTAGGAAGTCATACTCAACTAATTGTGTTAATAATTCAATTAGAATTGAAAATAGTTTTTTAAAACTTCCAAAG is a window encoding:
- a CDS encoding Rad52/Rad22 family DNA repair protein; protein product: MDIRKELEKKFDENQLKWRVQSCGLSKGSGKNWAKLTPYLDVITIQERLNSIFDWDNWKTKEYINENHSVTVELILWSERKKEWITRTGTSDIVEKSSQALSDNAIKTAATSAFKRAAACFGIGLYLKEIKEVWGKEVTKETKDAIKCENKKDKVEFYVIPDTEKIKDKLFEKIQIQEKPKTKESLNENIIPLYKENQIGRKKAIELAEEIKKEFPNQYETIIENFKNHFRINKLEELKENELNLIRQSDFQLIQLKYKEFKQKAN
- a CDS encoding RNA-guided endonuclease TnpB family protein; the protein is MKTYNLAFRFRIYPKKEQEILIHKTFGCSRFVYNQILGKAKEIYELEGKNKIITPASLKSEFTFLKEVDSLALANVQLNVRTAFTNFFQKRASFPKFKSKKTARKSYSTNCVNNSIRIENSFLKLPKLGFIKIKLHRQIPQNYAIKSATISQEPNGTYYVSILT